In Terriglobus sp. TAA 43, a single window of DNA contains:
- a CDS encoding DeoR/GlpR family DNA-binding transcription regulator encodes MSETSEHSRLTGIVELLKEHTSASIGEIADKFHVSEMTIRRDLQKLAEAGHIIRIPGGARIERWQGMERTFVERLRKMSPAKSSIGEAAAALVGDGESVVLDSGTTTLYIARQLRTRRNIVIFTFSIAVLEELATADSVRVELTGGVYRASSHDLIGHAVGEYLTSICADRVIFGAAAVSLTRGVMVHDPDAQRELLRAGKQRVLVVDSSKIGTEATYRLCGIDECDLILTDSGIRPEDLAKLRQITNVQVVDQL; translated from the coding sequence ATGTCAGAAACGTCGGAACATTCGCGGCTCACCGGAATTGTGGAGTTGCTCAAGGAGCATACGAGCGCCTCAATTGGAGAGATTGCAGACAAATTCCATGTGTCCGAGATGACGATCCGGCGCGATCTCCAGAAGCTTGCAGAAGCTGGCCACATCATTCGTATTCCTGGCGGCGCGCGGATCGAGCGATGGCAGGGGATGGAGCGCACGTTTGTTGAACGCTTGCGGAAGATGTCCCCGGCAAAAAGTAGTATCGGCGAAGCCGCGGCGGCGCTTGTAGGAGACGGTGAATCTGTCGTTCTGGATTCTGGAACGACCACGCTTTACATTGCGAGACAACTCCGGACGAGGAGAAATATTGTCATCTTCACCTTCTCCATTGCCGTGCTTGAAGAACTGGCAACAGCCGATTCGGTCCGGGTTGAACTGACGGGCGGCGTGTATCGCGCCAGCAGCCATGACCTTATCGGCCACGCGGTGGGCGAATATCTGACTTCGATCTGTGCCGACCGTGTGATCTTTGGTGCGGCAGCCGTATCGCTTACCCGCGGCGTGATGGTCCATGATCCGGATGCACAACGCGAGCTTTTACGTGCCGGCAAGCAACGCGTCCTGGTGGTCGACAGCAGCAAGATCGGAACGGAAGCTACCTATCGCTTGTGCGGAATCGATGAATGCGATCTCATTCTGACCGACAGCGGTATCCGTCCGGAAGACCTCGCAAAACTTCGACAAATAACAAATGTCCAAGTGGTGGATCAGCTGTAG
- a CDS encoding heme-binding domain-containing protein, producing the protein MKYIVILSALFVELLLGLGLFHPFGNPRVEPSKGLDTLLTHSTMPARARDILIAKCANCHSNETRWPIYAPIAPGTWLIERDVVEARKKMNLSLWDQMSSEDQEQVMREIIHETKNGEMPPLQYRLLHWKSQLTPVDIATLSSMQTSTSVPAEIHTAGDAGRGQMVFQRRCTGCHALEDNREGPPLAHVFGRKAGSVAGFSYSTGLKASAITWNEATLEKWLNDPDVLVPDNKMDFHLPKAQERVDVIAYFQTLASSKL; encoded by the coding sequence TTGAAATACATCGTCATACTCAGTGCACTCTTTGTAGAACTGCTTCTCGGTTTGGGACTCTTTCATCCCTTTGGCAATCCGCGTGTCGAGCCCTCGAAAGGGCTCGACACACTGCTGACCCATTCAACGATGCCGGCACGAGCAAGGGACATCTTGATTGCCAAGTGCGCGAACTGCCATTCGAATGAAACACGCTGGCCAATCTATGCACCTATTGCTCCTGGTACATGGCTGATTGAACGGGACGTGGTGGAAGCCCGCAAGAAGATGAATCTATCTCTTTGGGATCAGATGTCTTCGGAAGACCAGGAGCAAGTGATGCGCGAGATCATTCATGAGACAAAGAATGGCGAGATGCCGCCGTTGCAATATCGGCTTCTTCATTGGAAGTCGCAACTGACGCCGGTGGACATTGCTACTCTGTCGAGTATGCAAACAAGCACGTCAGTGCCTGCGGAGATACACACCGCTGGTGATGCTGGTCGTGGCCAGATGGTCTTTCAGAGGCGATGCACTGGTTGCCACGCGCTGGAAGACAATCGCGAGGGACCTCCGCTGGCGCACGTGTTTGGGCGTAAGGCCGGAAGTGTGGCGGGTTTCAGTTATTCCACAGGATTGAAAGCGTCTGCCATTACATGGAATGAAGCCACGCTGGAGAAATGGCTAAACGATCCAGATGTGCTGGTGCCGGATAACAAAATGGACTTTCATCTGCCTAAGGCGCAGGAACGAGTGGATGTGATCGCGTATTTTCAGACGCTGGCAAGCAGCAAGTTGTAA
- a CDS encoding glycosyltransferase family 39 protein: MEDTVSAGYSSGRGFLRRFRIDLLVLVVSCCIFLPLVVSPPHLMDDVDAVQAQIARNMLQSGDWVTARLDGIAYLEKSPLIYWIMAVSFKIFGVHDWAARLPLAIINIALCWVTARFAMWAFDRRAGVYSGTILATCIGIFLFTRILIPDAALTLTIVLALWSFLRLLDDSERRRTTWFLVLYISLACGLLLKGLIAAVFPIAIAAIYLVITRETSLRELAKRIRPLSGLALLLLIAAPWHILATIRNPPYFDWTMHSNPGEYHGFFWFYFLNEHLFRFLNLRYPRDYNTVPRLWFWLLHFVWLFPWSVTLVAAFRNSYRPVSRAGKTRLLALIWIGFVLLFFTLSTTQEYYSLPIYPALAMLLGSDLATREKYPWSGRLVLSLILGTSLCAIVFLLAYNAHATVHGDISNALTQNPDMYTLSLGHMSDLTLHSFAYLRLPLVLAGCGLLIGIIATLRARRTVAVVAGLALMMIVFIQAARLALVAFDPYLSSKALAEALNRSEPGLLIEGDAYYAFSSVFFYTNKSALLWNGRSNNLEYGSSAPNAAHVFIDDNTLKSLWSSERRTYLLIYGSDLPRLKDLLASEFKVVASSGGNYLLTNQ; encoded by the coding sequence ATGGAAGATACAGTCTCTGCGGGATACTCGAGCGGTCGAGGATTTCTCCGCCGTTTCCGCATAGACCTGCTTGTTCTTGTTGTCTCCTGCTGCATTTTTCTGCCCCTGGTCGTCAGCCCGCCTCACCTCATGGACGATGTGGACGCTGTCCAGGCGCAGATCGCCCGCAATATGCTTCAGAGTGGAGACTGGGTCACTGCCCGGTTGGATGGGATCGCATATCTCGAAAAATCGCCGCTTATTTATTGGATCATGGCGGTTTCCTTCAAAATCTTCGGTGTCCATGACTGGGCCGCTCGTCTTCCCCTGGCCATCATCAACATCGCTCTTTGCTGGGTCACCGCGCGCTTTGCGATGTGGGCCTTCGACCGCCGCGCGGGCGTTTACTCCGGCACGATTCTTGCCACTTGCATCGGAATCTTCCTCTTCACTCGCATCCTTATTCCAGACGCCGCTCTGACCCTAACCATCGTCCTCGCGCTTTGGTCCTTCCTTCGTCTGCTTGATGACTCCGAGCGACGGCGCACGACTTGGTTCCTTGTTCTCTACATCAGCCTCGCCTGCGGTCTTCTTCTGAAGGGACTCATCGCCGCTGTCTTTCCGATTGCCATCGCCGCAATCTATCTCGTTATCACTCGCGAAACGTCTTTACGTGAACTCGCAAAGCGCATCCGTCCTCTCTCCGGCCTCGCACTGCTCTTGCTTATCGCCGCGCCCTGGCACATTCTCGCCACGATTCGCAACCCGCCGTATTTTGACTGGACCATGCACAGCAATCCTGGCGAATACCACGGCTTTTTCTGGTTCTACTTTCTCAACGAGCACTTGTTCCGTTTCCTGAATCTCCGCTATCCGCGGGACTACAACACCGTCCCACGACTTTGGTTCTGGCTCCTGCACTTCGTCTGGCTCTTCCCATGGAGTGTCACCCTTGTCGCAGCCTTTCGTAACAGCTACCGGCCTGTCAGCCGTGCGGGTAAGACACGCCTTCTTGCTCTCATCTGGATTGGCTTCGTCCTACTCTTCTTCACCCTATCCACTACGCAGGAGTACTACTCACTTCCCATTTACCCAGCGCTCGCCATGCTCCTCGGCAGCGATCTCGCCACCCGCGAAAAATACCCATGGAGCGGGCGCTTGGTGCTCTCCTTAATTCTTGGCACCAGCCTCTGTGCCATCGTTTTTCTTCTCGCTTACAACGCGCATGCCACGGTCCACGGCGACATCTCTAACGCGCTGACCCAAAACCCCGACATGTACACCCTTTCGCTCGGCCACATGAGCGATCTTACCCTTCACTCCTTCGCCTACCTCCGTCTGCCTCTTGTCCTTGCTGGCTGCGGGCTGCTCATCGGAATCATAGCCACGCTCCGGGCTCGCCGTACCGTCGCAGTCGTTGCCGGGCTGGCCCTGATGATGATCGTCTTCATCCAGGCTGCCCGCCTCGCACTTGTTGCATTTGATCCCTATCTCAGTTCTAAGGCCCTCGCGGAAGCGCTCAATCGCTCAGAACCCGGCCTTCTGATCGAGGGAGATGCTTATTATGCTTTCTCTTCCGTCTTCTTCTACACCAACAAATCAGCTCTGCTATGGAATGGCCGCAGCAATAATCTCGAGTATGGCTCCAGCGCTCCAAATGCCGCGCATGTGTTCATCGACGACAACACCCTGAAATCCCTATGGTCGAGTGAGCGACGGACCTACCTCCTCATCTACGGAAGCGACCTACCCCGGTTGAAAGACCTGCTCGCCAGCGAATTCAAAGTAGTCGCATCCAGCGGTGGTAATTACCTACTCACGAACCAATGA
- a CDS encoding TonB-dependent receptor, whose amino-acid sequence MHAQTYSASIRGRATDATDHAVVGADVIATNLATNAVVKTKTSQSGDYTVSFLNEGVYRIEVSFEGFKSHVEDNIKLDLNQRLTINVALQPGQVSETVSVNSDSSQLNEISSEIGDVIDKERLNELPVVTGGNGRSPLLLAKLSPGVSSTSSNNSNINNFSLGGGRPVTNEILVDGLPTTNPSDETYTLTPAPEALSEMKVITTPFSAQYGHTGGGVLLLTTNSGSSQIHGSIFDFYRNRVLNGRNYFTPTQSTVKYVQNDPGGTFGAPIPLPWERHNPKTFFFGAYNITLLVQGNSYNAIVPTAEQKGGDFSALLNTSKSLGMNPCDNTPIYQGQIFDPASVVTSGKTTCRKAFANNIIPASRFDSVGKQMVSFFPDPNGSYSGGATNYMVFPSKFHSTAQWITRIDHNFSDRDKGFIRVGGFHPAGNAPANFNNAANNTTSSGWTDTQVAVTETHVFAPNLFNDFRLGFVQEHNYNGEAGGSGASLGLKGVPLDHFPQITSTNYAQLGGSAQAHDRDRSWIYSDALNWQLRAHALTIGGEYRRQMYSSYNPGKTSGTYAFGQTFSAYPGNANTGDAIADVLLGLPTTTGINIANYAYKFNINSASLYLQDDWKVRSNLTLNLGMRWEFNGTYTEDNNQLYTFNPNIVDPGTGRLGATQFAGFNGAPRNFTPNVYTNFLPRVGYAWKPLKNTVFRGGFGIYRLPNIGLVSYQGVATKYGVSTTFSSNDSNITPYYQLSNGVPAYHYNVDANGNANIPTSLTNPTQSVNQVELRSRSAYNENYQIGVQQQFAGGWFLEANYQGSKGIKLPALYNVNQLTPSQYSLTALQSSRPFPQYKGVRALLNQAGSNYQSLQTKLNHRFQNGFVVEVAYTYSKFMDDVDAPDRSNSAPIQNVYNTKAEYGLGGYDIPQRAVGSYYWVLPIGRGGKFLNNVPVLKDIIGGWSTSGIIEFQSGLPITVTQSANNLGGFNDVQRPNQTADPMLPRDKRLMSKWFNTAAFTASSALQTGNAPRFPFHGPGMENWDQAVMRTFPIYERVSMQFRAEFFNSLNHTNFKAPSSQIGNKSYGVVTSSLDPRIIEFAGKIQF is encoded by the coding sequence ATGCACGCCCAAACATACAGTGCCTCCATTCGAGGACGGGCGACGGATGCTACAGACCACGCGGTAGTGGGCGCCGACGTCATCGCCACGAATTTAGCCACCAACGCCGTCGTCAAGACGAAAACCAGTCAGTCGGGTGATTACACTGTCTCCTTCCTGAATGAAGGCGTCTACCGCATCGAGGTGAGCTTTGAGGGCTTCAAATCTCACGTCGAAGACAACATCAAGCTCGACCTGAACCAGCGCCTGACGATCAATGTCGCTCTTCAACCTGGACAGGTTTCGGAGACGGTCAGTGTCAACTCCGACTCGTCGCAGTTGAATGAAATCTCCTCAGAGATTGGCGACGTAATCGATAAAGAACGTCTTAACGAGCTGCCCGTGGTAACGGGAGGAAACGGGCGTTCTCCTCTTCTGCTCGCGAAGCTGTCGCCGGGGGTTTCGTCCACCAGTTCCAATAACAGCAACATCAATAACTTTTCTCTCGGCGGTGGCCGGCCCGTCACGAATGAGATTCTGGTCGACGGCCTTCCTACAACGAATCCATCCGATGAGACCTACACCCTTACTCCAGCACCAGAGGCGCTGAGCGAGATGAAGGTCATTACGACACCCTTTTCTGCGCAATATGGGCACACCGGCGGCGGTGTGCTGCTTCTGACAACCAACTCCGGCAGTTCGCAGATACACGGTTCAATCTTCGACTTCTATCGCAACCGTGTCCTCAACGGAAGGAACTACTTCACGCCCACACAAAGCACCGTGAAGTATGTCCAGAATGATCCCGGCGGTACATTTGGCGCGCCGATTCCTCTTCCTTGGGAGCGTCACAATCCGAAGACATTCTTCTTCGGTGCGTACAACATCACCCTCCTCGTGCAGGGAAACTCATACAACGCCATTGTCCCAACCGCAGAGCAAAAGGGCGGCGATTTCTCCGCGCTGCTCAACACAAGCAAATCTCTGGGGATGAATCCCTGTGACAATACCCCGATCTATCAGGGGCAGATCTTTGATCCAGCTTCTGTCGTGACATCGGGAAAGACGACGTGCCGCAAGGCATTTGCGAACAACATCATTCCAGCCTCGCGTTTTGATTCGGTAGGTAAGCAGATGGTCAGCTTTTTCCCGGATCCGAATGGAAGCTACTCTGGCGGTGCGACCAACTACATGGTCTTTCCGAGCAAGTTCCATTCCACTGCTCAATGGATCACCCGCATCGACCATAACTTCAGTGATCGGGATAAGGGCTTCATCCGCGTTGGAGGATTTCATCCCGCAGGCAATGCACCTGCGAACTTTAACAATGCTGCCAACAACACGACGTCCAGCGGTTGGACCGATACACAGGTTGCCGTAACGGAAACGCATGTGTTTGCACCGAATCTGTTCAACGATTTTCGCCTCGGCTTTGTTCAGGAACATAACTACAACGGCGAAGCAGGTGGTTCGGGAGCAAGCCTGGGGTTGAAAGGTGTGCCACTGGACCATTTCCCCCAGATCACCTCTACGAACTATGCTCAGCTCGGTGGTTCCGCGCAAGCGCATGATCGTGATCGCAGCTGGATCTACTCGGATGCGCTGAATTGGCAGCTTCGCGCGCACGCACTGACGATTGGCGGTGAATACCGTCGTCAGATGTACAGCTCTTACAACCCCGGTAAGACATCAGGCACCTACGCCTTCGGACAGACCTTCTCTGCTTACCCCGGAAATGCAAATACGGGCGATGCAATTGCCGATGTCCTTCTTGGTCTCCCAACGACAACAGGTATCAATATCGCCAATTACGCTTATAAGTTCAACATCAATAGCGCTTCGCTCTATCTCCAGGATGACTGGAAGGTTCGCTCGAACCTGACGCTCAATCTTGGTATGCGTTGGGAGTTCAACGGCACTTATACCGAAGACAACAATCAGCTCTATACCTTTAATCCAAATATCGTTGACCCGGGAACAGGCCGTCTTGGAGCGACTCAGTTTGCCGGCTTCAACGGTGCTCCTCGCAATTTCACTCCGAATGTGTACACCAACTTTTTGCCTCGCGTTGGTTATGCCTGGAAGCCACTCAAGAACACTGTCTTCCGCGGTGGTTTCGGAATCTATCGTCTTCCCAATATCGGTCTCGTTTCCTACCAGGGCGTCGCGACAAAGTATGGTGTGAGCACAACATTCTCCAGCAACGACAGCAATATCACACCATACTACCAACTTAGCAATGGTGTTCCGGCTTACCACTACAACGTCGACGCCAATGGGAATGCAAATATTCCCACTAGTTTGACCAATCCCACCCAAAGCGTGAATCAGGTCGAACTGCGTTCGCGAAGCGCTTATAACGAAAACTATCAGATTGGCGTGCAGCAGCAGTTTGCTGGAGGCTGGTTCCTCGAAGCGAACTACCAGGGCAGCAAGGGCATCAAGCTGCCGGCACTCTATAACGTGAATCAGCTGACACCAAGTCAGTACTCTCTCACAGCCCTGCAGTCGAGCCGCCCCTTCCCGCAATACAAGGGGGTGCGCGCGCTTCTTAATCAAGCGGGCTCTAATTATCAATCTCTACAGACGAAGCTGAACCACCGCTTTCAGAATGGTTTTGTCGTCGAGGTTGCCTATACCTATAGCAAGTTCATGGATGACGTGGATGCTCCAGATAGATCAAACTCCGCACCTATCCAGAACGTTTACAACACAAAAGCGGAGTACGGTCTGGGCGGATATGACATTCCGCAGCGGGCAGTCGGAAGCTACTACTGGGTTCTCCCGATAGGTCGTGGCGGTAAGTTCCTGAACAATGTTCCTGTCTTGAAGGACATCATCGGTGGTTGGTCAACCTCCGGCATCATCGAGTTCCAGTCCGGCCTGCCCATAACCGTTACACAAAGTGCGAATAATCTGGGTGGCTTCAATGATGTGCAGCGGCCCAATCAAACGGCGGACCCGATGCTGCCTCGCGACAAGCGCTTAATGTCGAAATGGTTTAACACGGCTGCCTTCACTGCGTCATCGGCCTTGCAGACGGGTAATGCCCCACGGTTTCCGTTTCATGGTCCTGGAATGGAGAACTGGGATCAGGCTGTGATGCGTACATTCCCCATCTACGAGCGTGTATCGATGCAGTTTCGCGCAGAGTTCTTCAACTCGCTCAACCATACAAACTTCAAGGCTCCGAGCAGTCAGATCGGAAATAAGAGCTACGGTGTGGTGACCTCTTCACTTGATCCACGCATCATTGAATTCGCTGGAAAGATCCAGTTCTAA
- the asnB gene encoding asparagine synthase (glutamine-hydrolyzing): MCGIAGYTHAGRPFLSERIHRAVLSLAHRGPDQQGIWQNQTVSLGATRLKVIDTSAGSQPMSSDGFNLVFNGEIYNHGELRRQLTALGHHFTTACDTEVVLHAFIEWDTLCLEKLRGMFAFAVWCESSQRLVLARDRMGIKPLYYARCGRDIYFGSEMKAVFCHPEVNRHIDLRALDTYLGMNYVPGAHTLAEGILKLLPGHVLTWHDGEIATRRYWQIQERDAGPLQTLEESTRELDHLLTQSIKEHLAADVPVGIWLSGGIDSSTVLHYASQQASTQLKTFSITFNGREFDEAPYVREMASRYGTDHYELDLAPATVTPDSIVELAYYSDEPNADAGAVPVWHLSRMCAKDVTVALSGEGADELFGGYITYLADMYAQRARIVPRAVRRLSLHLANTLPASNKKIGLDYKLQRFLHGTLLDEGQSHVFWNGTFSRHQRRQLMLSHDDSHLLKILATIPGHGDVRRFMAFDQAYYLPDNLLTKVDRMSMAHALEVRPAFLDHRIVEFAASLPANFCIQGRTLKFLLRKLMKDKLPQSVLTRGKQGLDIPVHDWFRGHLKPLLLDTLNRKTVEESGLISWPHLQSMLDLHMQRKANYGYHLWGILMLFLWMEQWKIQSLRDTRAVEDFSAVSA, encoded by the coding sequence ATGTGTGGAATCGCGGGTTATACCCACGCTGGTCGCCCCTTTCTGTCGGAACGAATCCATCGCGCGGTTTTGTCGCTTGCCCACCGCGGCCCTGATCAGCAGGGTATTTGGCAAAACCAAACCGTGTCTCTTGGTGCCACGCGTCTAAAGGTGATCGACACATCCGCTGGCTCTCAACCCATGAGTTCTGACGGGTTTAACCTTGTCTTCAACGGCGAGATTTATAACCATGGCGAACTCCGGCGGCAGCTTACCGCTCTCGGTCATCATTTCACTACAGCTTGCGATACCGAAGTGGTTCTTCACGCCTTCATCGAGTGGGACACACTCTGCCTTGAAAAACTGCGGGGAATGTTCGCCTTCGCTGTTTGGTGCGAATCGAGTCAACGACTCGTCCTGGCACGCGACCGCATGGGAATCAAGCCACTCTACTATGCGCGCTGTGGACGCGACATCTACTTCGGTTCCGAGATGAAAGCGGTCTTTTGCCATCCCGAAGTCAACCGTCATATTGATCTGAGGGCACTGGATACATATCTAGGCATGAACTACGTTCCCGGAGCGCATACGCTCGCGGAGGGAATACTCAAGCTGCTCCCTGGTCACGTTCTTACCTGGCATGATGGGGAGATTGCCACGCGCCGATACTGGCAGATTCAGGAACGGGATGCCGGCCCTCTCCAGACCCTGGAAGAGAGTACGAGAGAGTTGGACCATCTCCTGACGCAATCCATCAAGGAGCATTTGGCGGCGGACGTTCCAGTCGGAATCTGGCTGAGCGGAGGAATCGATTCTTCAACGGTGCTCCACTATGCCAGTCAGCAAGCGAGTACGCAGCTCAAAACGTTCTCGATAACGTTCAATGGTCGCGAATTCGATGAAGCGCCCTATGTCCGCGAGATGGCGAGTCGTTACGGGACCGATCACTATGAACTCGACCTGGCGCCGGCAACGGTAACACCCGATTCAATTGTTGAGCTCGCCTACTATTCCGACGAACCGAACGCTGACGCCGGGGCTGTTCCTGTATGGCATCTCTCGCGAATGTGCGCCAAAGATGTAACCGTTGCTCTCAGCGGCGAGGGAGCGGATGAACTCTTCGGCGGCTACATCACGTACCTCGCCGATATGTACGCTCAGCGCGCCCGCATCGTCCCTCGCGCTGTTCGACGGTTGTCGCTCCACTTGGCAAACACGTTGCCGGCCTCGAATAAGAAGATCGGCCTCGATTACAAACTGCAGCGTTTCCTGCATGGAACTTTGCTTGACGAAGGCCAGTCACACGTCTTCTGGAACGGAACCTTCTCCCGTCACCAGCGTCGTCAACTCATGCTCTCCCACGATGACTCTCACCTGCTCAAGATCCTTGCAACGATTCCGGGCCACGGAGACGTCCGCCGCTTCATGGCGTTCGATCAGGCTTACTACCTGCCTGATAACCTGCTCACCAAAGTCGATCGAATGAGTATGGCGCACGCGCTCGAAGTCCGGCCCGCATTCCTCGATCACCGCATCGTCGAATTTGCGGCCAGCCTTCCGGCCAACTTCTGCATTCAGGGACGCACTTTGAAGTTTCTTCTCCGCAAGTTGATGAAGGACAAGCTGCCGCAAAGCGTCCTCACCAGGGGCAAACAAGGACTCGACATCCCGGTCCATGATTGGTTTAGAGGCCATCTGAAGCCGCTATTGCTAGACACCCTCAACCGCAAGACCGTAGAAGAATCTGGCCTCATTTCGTGGCCTCATCTTCAATCTATGCTCGACCTGCACATGCAAAGAAAGGCGAACTATGGGTATCACCTATGGGGCATACTAATGCTGTTTCTGTGGATGGAACAATGGAAGATACAGTCTCTGCGGGATACTCGAGCGGTCGAGGATTTCTCCGCCGTTTCCGCATAG
- a CDS encoding galactokinase family protein has translation MTSLAPQTALHPVEPSFFDPEREMVVARAPGRLDLMGGNVDYTGGLVLQTLVQEGIQITSQMRRDERIILRNPGATQYGWQPDVEFALSDLDDAEHLRRMCHATPGLQWIAYVAGSLHLLRSRGRGLSRAGVQIYVESDLPPNKGVSSSAALAIATLKSVSTACGSPLMGTELAEAGQWVENEIARSACGIMDHAAIVFGQQRSLLPMLCQPLQIDARIPLPAGVRLWGVDSTVPRTTTSVAYERARAAAFMAYKLLCDRENLAVSFDGLGAVPRWRDARWNGYLSAISPEDFESRYERELPEALTGDSFLREYGPHVDPFTSIHPQMVYPVRAAAQYAVREHERVQHFASLFSSNPVMSEEQRLCQLGELMFQSHQAYGTTGLGSDRCDELVEMVRRAGSASGLYGAKMTGGGGGGTVAILGTDRGEETFRRIVEDYGRRYGVTPYVFAGNASEADTFDHQILPQRIQQAV, from the coding sequence ATGACATCTCTCGCGCCCCAAACCGCCCTCCACCCGGTGGAGCCATCGTTCTTCGATCCAGAACGAGAGATGGTTGTGGCCCGTGCTCCGGGACGGCTTGATCTAATGGGCGGCAATGTCGACTATACGGGCGGCCTTGTCCTGCAAACCCTGGTGCAGGAAGGCATCCAGATTACGTCCCAGATGCGTCGCGATGAACGCATCATCCTGCGCAATCCCGGTGCTACACAATATGGCTGGCAGCCAGATGTCGAGTTCGCACTGAGCGACTTGGATGATGCGGAGCATCTTCGCCGAATGTGCCATGCGACACCCGGTCTTCAGTGGATCGCCTATGTCGCCGGCAGCCTTCATCTTTTGCGCTCGAGAGGACGAGGCTTAAGCCGCGCCGGCGTGCAGATTTACGTCGAATCGGATCTTCCTCCCAACAAGGGTGTCAGCTCTTCGGCGGCTCTTGCCATCGCAACGCTCAAGTCGGTTTCAACGGCATGTGGCTCCCCTCTCATGGGAACGGAACTGGCAGAGGCTGGTCAGTGGGTCGAGAACGAGATCGCTCGATCTGCATGCGGCATCATGGATCACGCAGCGATCGTCTTCGGACAACAGCGATCGCTGCTGCCAATGCTTTGCCAGCCACTCCAGATAGACGCCAGGATTCCACTTCCCGCCGGGGTTCGGCTTTGGGGGGTAGACTCCACCGTGCCACGAACAACGACCAGTGTGGCATACGAACGCGCGCGAGCCGCGGCATTCATGGCGTATAAACTCCTCTGCGATCGAGAAAACCTTGCGGTCAGCTTCGATGGGCTAGGCGCGGTTCCAAGATGGCGTGACGCCAGATGGAACGGGTATCTATCGGCCATCTCTCCAGAGGACTTTGAATCGCGATACGAGCGCGAGTTGCCGGAAGCTCTCACAGGAGATTCGTTTCTGCGCGAGTACGGCCCGCATGTGGATCCCTTCACATCGATCCATCCACAAATGGTCTATCCCGTCCGAGCGGCTGCACAATATGCTGTCCGCGAGCATGAGCGGGTACAGCATTTTGCAAGTCTGTTTTCGAGCAATCCAGTCATGAGTGAGGAACAACGTCTGTGCCAGCTTGGAGAGCTAATGTTCCAATCACACCAGGCCTATGGCACGACCGGACTTGGATCGGATCGCTGTGACGAATTAGTAGAGATGGTCCGACGTGCCGGCTCCGCATCTGGACTCTATGGAGCCAAGATGACAGGCGGAGGAGGCGGAGGCACCGTAGCCATTCTCGGCACTGATCGAGGTGAAGAGACCTTCCGCAGAATCGTGGAAGACTATGGCCGTCGATATGGTGTGACACCATACGTCTTTGCTGGCAATGCTTCCGAAGCCGATACTTTCGACCATCAAATCTTGCCGCAGAGAATACAGCAGGCTGTCTGA
- a CDS encoding DMT family transporter: MRTSLSGSRSFVAVVSLFLANLLWAGQGIAVKMLEGGMHPIAIALLPLYLATLLLSPWIFWRRKNSWVRLRAAWQHRNQFIIAGVVGQLVAQVGMTLGIARSLASDGAILNSLVPIFSALIACVLLSERLTPLRVGALVLGLSGVVLLSPIHLSASAGAGMHHVLTGNLLIVAGCLGSAFYNVYSKRLLNDFSEIEILFFSYLAATITSIPLLVSIDSGFCKQLATFTAREWGAFSFLAIFMYGLSMLLFLYALRRVDVVVASVSFYLVPVFGAALAMAVLGERIAPQGFLGFGIVLVGMLAAFRKGYNFG; this comes from the coding sequence ATGCGCACTTCCCTTTCTGGTTCTCGCTCTTTCGTTGCTGTGGTCTCGCTTTTCCTCGCAAACCTGCTCTGGGCCGGACAGGGCATCGCCGTGAAGATGCTAGAAGGCGGCATGCATCCGATCGCGATTGCCCTACTACCCCTGTATTTAGCGACGTTGTTGCTTTCGCCCTGGATCTTCTGGAGACGTAAAAACAGCTGGGTTCGCCTGCGTGCGGCATGGCAACATCGCAATCAATTCATCATTGCAGGCGTTGTGGGACAACTGGTCGCGCAGGTCGGTATGACGTTAGGTATCGCTCGTTCGCTGGCATCGGACGGAGCCATTCTGAACTCCCTTGTGCCGATCTTCAGTGCTCTCATCGCATGCGTGTTGCTCAGTGAGCGATTGACTCCTCTGCGAGTGGGAGCTTTGGTACTTGGGCTTTCTGGTGTCGTTCTGCTCTCACCGATTCACCTGTCTGCCTCTGCCGGAGCAGGGATGCATCATGTTTTGACTGGGAACTTGTTGATTGTCGCCGGATGCCTTGGGTCTGCCTTTTACAACGTTTACTCAAAGCGTCTGTTAAACGACTTTTCGGAGATCGAGATTCTTTTCTTCAGCTATCTGGCTGCAACAATTACAAGTATCCCGCTACTCGTGTCGATCGACTCCGGCTTCTGTAAGCAACTTGCAACCTTTACGGCGCGAGAATGGGGAGCTTTCAGCTTTCTCGCGATCTTCATGTATGGATTGTCCATGCTGCTCTTCCTGTATGCCCTGCGCCGCGTCGACGTGGTCGTTGCTTCGGTATCGTTCTATCTCGTGCCGGTCTTCGGCGCAGCACTGGCGATGGCCGTACTCGGAGAACGGATCGCGCCTCAGGGGTTTCTCGGATTTGGCATCGTTCTCGTTGGGATGCTGGCCGCATTTCGCAAAGGCTACAACTTCGGATGA